Proteins encoded together in one Bactrocera neohumeralis isolate Rockhampton chromosome 4, APGP_CSIRO_Bneo_wtdbg2-racon-allhic-juicebox.fasta_v2, whole genome shotgun sequence window:
- the LOC126756765 gene encoding protein RER1 isoform X3, with product MMDEDTSTSSGGGVKLFFVRLSQMYQSTLDRWTPHTRMRWAGAIVILLLFLLRIFIYQGWYIVCYALGIYHLNLFIAFLTPKIDPEFDPYENDEDGPNLPTRSNEEFRPFIRRLPEFKFWLSITKSTIIGLICTFFDFFNVPVFWPILVMYFITLFCITMKRQIKHMIKYKYLPFTRNKPRYQRVV from the exons ATGATGGATGAGGACACAAGTACTTCGTCTGGAGGCGGTGTGAAGCTATTCTTCGTACGCCTATCACAA ATGTACCAATCGACGCTGGATCGCTGGACACCACATACTAGAATGCGATGGGCGGGTGCAATTGTGATTTTATTGCTCTTCCTGCTACGCATTTTCATCTACCAAGGCTGGTATATAGTGTGCTATGCGCTGGGAATATatcatttaaatttgtttattgcaTTTCTAACACCAAAAATCGACCCGGAATTCGATCCATACGAAAATGATG AAGATGGTCCCAATTTGCCAACACGTAGTAACGAAGAGTTCCGGCCGTTCATACGACGTCTACCGGAATTCAAATTTTGGCTGTCGATCACGAAAAGTACAATCATCGGTCTGATATGTACATTCTTTGACTTCTTCAATGTGCCTGTTTTCTGGCCTATACTCGTCATGTACTTCATTACACTCTTCTGCATAACAATGAAGCGGCAAATTAAG CATATGATTAAGTACAAGTATCTGCCATTTACACGGAACAAGCCGCGCTATCAACGTGTTG tttaa
- the LOC126756765 gene encoding protein RER1 isoform X2, producing the protein MMDEDTSTSSGGGVKLFFVRLSQMYQSTLDRWTPHTRMRWAGAIVILLLFLLRIFIYQGWYIVCYALGIYHLNLFIAFLTPKIDPEFDPYENDDGPNLPTRSNEEFRPFIRRLPEFKFWLSITKSTIIGLICTFFDFFNVPVFWPILVMYFITLFCITMKRQIKHMIKYKYLPFTRNKPRYQRVGESQATTK; encoded by the exons ATGATGGATGAGGACACAAGTACTTCGTCTGGAGGCGGTGTGAAGCTATTCTTCGTACGCCTATCACAA ATGTACCAATCGACGCTGGATCGCTGGACACCACATACTAGAATGCGATGGGCGGGTGCAATTGTGATTTTATTGCTCTTCCTGCTACGCATTTTCATCTACCAAGGCTGGTATATAGTGTGCTATGCGCTGGGAATATatcatttaaatttgtttattgcaTTTCTAACACCAAAAATCGACCCGGAATTCGATCCATACGAAAATGATG ATGGTCCCAATTTGCCAACACGTAGTAACGAAGAGTTCCGGCCGTTCATACGACGTCTACCGGAATTCAAATTTTGGCTGTCGATCACGAAAAGTACAATCATCGGTCTGATATGTACATTCTTTGACTTCTTCAATGTGCCTGTTTTCTGGCCTATACTCGTCATGTACTTCATTACACTCTTCTGCATAACAATGAAGCGGCAAATTAAG CATATGATTAAGTACAAGTATCTGCCATTTACACGGAACAAGCCGCGCTATCAACGTGTTGGTGAGTCACAGGCAACGACAAAGTGA
- the LOC126756765 gene encoding protein RER1 isoform X1 has product MMDEDTSTSSGGGVKLFFVRLSQMYQSTLDRWTPHTRMRWAGAIVILLLFLLRIFIYQGWYIVCYALGIYHLNLFIAFLTPKIDPEFDPYENDEDGPNLPTRSNEEFRPFIRRLPEFKFWLSITKSTIIGLICTFFDFFNVPVFWPILVMYFITLFCITMKRQIKHMIKYKYLPFTRNKPRYQRVGESQATTK; this is encoded by the exons ATGATGGATGAGGACACAAGTACTTCGTCTGGAGGCGGTGTGAAGCTATTCTTCGTACGCCTATCACAA ATGTACCAATCGACGCTGGATCGCTGGACACCACATACTAGAATGCGATGGGCGGGTGCAATTGTGATTTTATTGCTCTTCCTGCTACGCATTTTCATCTACCAAGGCTGGTATATAGTGTGCTATGCGCTGGGAATATatcatttaaatttgtttattgcaTTTCTAACACCAAAAATCGACCCGGAATTCGATCCATACGAAAATGATG AAGATGGTCCCAATTTGCCAACACGTAGTAACGAAGAGTTCCGGCCGTTCATACGACGTCTACCGGAATTCAAATTTTGGCTGTCGATCACGAAAAGTACAATCATCGGTCTGATATGTACATTCTTTGACTTCTTCAATGTGCCTGTTTTCTGGCCTATACTCGTCATGTACTTCATTACACTCTTCTGCATAACAATGAAGCGGCAAATTAAG CATATGATTAAGTACAAGTATCTGCCATTTACACGGAACAAGCCGCGCTATCAACGTGTTGGTGAGTCACAGGCAACGACAAAGTGA